The Proteiniborus ethanoligenes genomic interval TATCTCTTTTAAGACTTGAATTGTCTTTCCCAACTAATCCGCACTCTATCAAATCTTCTTTAGTAAACTCATTTCTTTGCTCTGAAAGCTCTACTCTAGCCTTAGACAAGGCATCTATTATATCCTCTGGCAAGGCATTTTCTATGCCTATATCTCCATCTTTTATTGCCTTATTTTTAGGTAAAAATGCATGCTTTGCATTTTTTACTTTATTTGCTATGATACCTCTTATTTTCTCTCCTGCAAAATCAGGGTCTGTAAATATAATGACACCTCTCCGTTCTGCTGCAGTTTGGATTCTTCTAATAGTTTCTTCTGTAATGCCAAAACCACCTGTAGCTATTAATTCAGCATCTACTGCCTTCTTTACTGCCGATATATCGTCTCTTCCTTCTACAACGATTATTTCTTTTATCATTTTTTCTCCTCGCTTTTCTATTGAAGGTTCTATATATAATTATAGCTTTTATTTATATGCAGGTAAATCAGTAGTTTTCTAAAGGATAAAAAACAGAGCAGTTTCCTGCTCTATTTTCCTAATATATATACTTTTACTTTTCTTCTGCCAAAGGCCTTTACATCTTTAGGGTCTTCCATGAATAGGTCTATTTTATTACCTTTAATGGCTCCTCCCGTATCTTCTGCTATTGCATAGCCGTAATCCTTTGTCCCGTCTAAGGATTCTATATATAGCTTAGTTCCTAGAGGAATAACTTTTGGGTCTACTGCAACTACTCCAGGTCTAGCTTTAGTCCCTGATGCAGTAATTCCATACCATTTATCTCCTGGTTTTTTCCCAGTGCTTTCATAGGTTAAGTCATAAGCAGTAGCTATCATTATTGCTTCCTTTTTCCCTGCAAAGCTGCCCCTTGAAGCAACTGTGAACTCAATTCCCTTTGTGCCTTTTTCTATTAATTCATTTGTTGGCTCTGAAAGTATCTTTTCTTCAACTATTTCTGTTGCAACAAGCTGACCATTTTCATAGGTCTCTTTAACTGTTATTTCTTTTTTTCCTTCTTTTCCTTCTTGTTTTACTATAAATTTTCCCTTGTCTATTGTGTCATTATCCTTTGTTATGGTCTTATAAGGAATTACTTTACTTATCGTCTCAACTTTTTCATCAATTTTTACTATGTCTATTTCTAGACCTGGTTTAATTTTATAGTATTTTGAAGGCGATATTTTATCGGGATTATAGCTTATCTTTAATGAATCTAATACTTCTTTTACAGTGTTTTTTGATGTTTTTATATCTAATATGTTGCCTCCATAATTTATGGTTACTGGAACTGCCCTTTTTATCTCTACCTTCATCCCATCATGTAAGGGACTAGTTGTAGATATGTTGATATAGTCTGAATTGCCTAATGATATTCTTTTTGTTTCAAGTAATTGAGAAACAGTGTTTTTACTGGTTTTTATGGTTGTTCTCTCTCCATCAATTACAACATCCACTGTTTTTATCCTAGAGTTATTTGTAGCAAAAGACAATACCGTCATTCCAGTAAGGATAAGGGCTGCAATAATTAGAAGCTTTATGCTTCTATTTTTCTGTGCCATCTTCTCCAAACCTCCTAATTTATTATTATATAATATGTTGTTTGGCAATATATATACTTTTGTATTAAATTGCTATTATTAAACATTTTTTAATTTTATTTTAAAAGTAGGATTTTGTCAAATTTATATTCTTTTTTGTCATATTTGTTAATATTTCTTTTTTATATTATGGCATCTCAAGGAATTCCTTTCTTTCAAGTTTTGACTACTTTCTTTTGTTTTATACCCATTTGTCTTGGTTTTTAGTTTTTAGAGCATCCCCCTAGTCTTGCGACGCAAATTTATTTGCTCGATAACACTGGCATAAACTTGATCCTGCGGCTACTCCCGTCATAAACCTAAAGTAAGGCTGGTGCTCATTCGTGTTAGTTCAATCGAGTAGGAGGTAATTAATTATTTTAATTACCGTCCTCTCACACCACCAAGCATACCGTTCGGTACTTGGCGGTTCATTAAGACAGTCTGAATTTCTCATACTGTGAAGTTAAACTTTTAAAACCATGATTAATCAGTTTCTGATTAGTTATGGTTTTATTTAGTATTGGACTTTTGGATATTCTCCAGTAGCTTTTCCTAGTGTTGGCATATTCC includes:
- the rnmV gene encoding ribonuclease M5 gives rise to the protein MIKEIIVVEGRDDISAVKKAVDAELIATGGFGITEETIRRIQTAAERRGVIIFTDPDFAGEKIRGIIANKVKNAKHAFLPKNKAIKDGDIGIENALPEDIIDALSKARVELSEQRNEFTKEDLIECGLVGKDNSSLKRDIIGRILGIGYCNSKQFLKRLNNYGITREEFQDSIRRMYDETK
- a CDS encoding 3D domain-containing protein, with protein sequence MAQKNRSIKLLIIAALILTGMTVLSFATNNSRIKTVDVVIDGERTTIKTSKNTVSQLLETKRISLGNSDYINISTTSPLHDGMKVEIKRAVPVTINYGGNILDIKTSKNTVKEVLDSLKISYNPDKISPSKYYKIKPGLEIDIVKIDEKVETISKVIPYKTITKDNDTIDKGKFIVKQEGKEGKKEITVKETYENGQLVATEIVEEKILSEPTNELIEKGTKGIEFTVASRGSFAGKKEAIMIATAYDLTYESTGKKPGDKWYGITASGTKARPGVVAVDPKVIPLGTKLYIESLDGTKDYGYAIAEDTGGAIKGNKIDLFMEDPKDVKAFGRRKVKVYILGK